The Candidatus Neomarinimicrobiota bacterium DNA segment AGCACGGCGTGATCCTTGGTAGTGCGTTGGCAGCAGACAGGATTGCCCGGTGCAATCCCATGGCCTATCACTATCACATTAAAGTAAAGGTACCCCTGTTCCACAATGATGGCAGACTATTGAACCCAGTGCCTATTAAACTATTCTCAGATACCACAGGAGAAAAATCACCCGCCCTCGCATCTGCACTTTCAACTGTTGCACCGGGACTTGGCCGTTTTTATGCCAACAGGACCTGGGACGGGCTTTTCGGATTTATGACAGTCACTGCTCTAGCAAACCTCACTTATGTAAACCATACAAAGAACAGTGCCACAGGAACAGTTTTTTTCG contains these protein-coding regions:
- a CDS encoding membrane protein insertion efficiency factor YidD, with protein sequence MALSERFFSILILSSTVCFAQPIHPADSLLSSPNTSLISKIAIAPISLWQRLSYRSGSLNCQFYPSCSNYGAQSIAQHGVILGSALAADRIARCNPMAYHYHIKVKVPLFHNDGRLLNPVPIKLFSDTTGEKSPALASALSTVAPGLGRFYANRTWDGLFGFMTVTALANLTYVNHTKNSATGTVFFGGLTATFYLGEVIGAYRAAIEANNRP